The Lycium barbarum isolate Lr01 chromosome 12, ASM1917538v2, whole genome shotgun sequence genome includes a region encoding these proteins:
- the LOC132624158 gene encoding uncharacterized protein LOC132624158, whose protein sequence is MAFQRSLYSSVLITVCISMLTAPSLSLLFGGPDMIAKCFASVGDVPGCVEEIITSFLSIQLRLLGPQCCRAALDIDDGCWPNIFPFNPFFPPALKNFCSTTQARLPPPSPQFP, encoded by the coding sequence ATGGCTTTTCAACGAAGTTTATACTCAAGTGTGCTTATAACCGTGTGCATATCTATGTTGACAGCACCAAGCTTGTCTCTTTTATTTGGAGGTCCGGACATGATAGCAAAATGCTTTGCATCAGTGGGAGATGTTCCAGGCTGTGTGGAAGAAATTATTACATCTTTTCTGAGCATTCAACTTCGTCTGCTTGGTCCTCAGTGCTGCAGAGCTGCTTTGGATATTGATGATGGATGTTGGCCAAACATCTTCCCCTTCAATCCTTTTTTTCCACCTGCCCTCAAGAATTTTTGCTCCACTACTCAAGCTCGGTTACCACCACCCTCTCCGCAATTTCCATGA